A single region of the Cereibacter sphaeroides 2.4.1 genome encodes:
- a CDS encoding TetR/AcrR family transcriptional regulator, whose amino-acid sequence MTTGDGRSRLLAAATRLIRTQGFAATSVEAICREAGVTKGAFFHHFPSKEALGVAAAEAWSDVTGRLFAEAPYHRPADPLDRVLAYIDFRRALVAGEIADYTCLVGTLVQEAYGSDPIRAACGASILGHAGTLEADMAAAAEARGVADVDPASLARHTQAVLQGAFILAKAGGGAAAVEEALDHLKRYLRLLFANPGASGA is encoded by the coding sequence ATGACGACAGGCGACGGACGCAGCCGGCTTCTTGCCGCGGCCACGCGGTTGATCCGCACGCAGGGCTTCGCCGCGACCTCGGTCGAGGCGATCTGCCGCGAGGCCGGCGTGACGAAGGGGGCCTTCTTCCACCACTTCCCCAGCAAGGAGGCGCTGGGCGTGGCGGCGGCGGAGGCCTGGTCGGACGTCACCGGGCGCCTCTTTGCCGAGGCGCCCTACCATCGGCCCGCGGATCCGCTGGATCGCGTGCTGGCCTATATCGACTTCCGCCGCGCGCTCGTGGCGGGCGAGATCGCCGACTACACCTGCCTCGTGGGCACGCTGGTTCAGGAGGCCTATGGCTCGGACCCGATCCGGGCCGCCTGCGGGGCGAGCATCCTCGGCCATGCGGGCACGCTCGAGGCCGACATGGCCGCGGCGGCCGAGGCGCGCGGGGTGGCGGATGTGGATCCGGCGAGCCTCGCACGTCACACGCAGGCGGTGCTGCAGGGCGCCTTCATCCTCGCCAAGGCCGGCGGGGGCGCCGCCGCGGTGGAGGAGGCTCTCGACCATTTGAAGCGGTATCTGCGGTTGCTGTTCGCGAACCCCGGCGCGTCCGGGGCCTGA
- a CDS encoding DUF1428 domain-containing protein produces MPYVDGFVCAVPVENRQKYIDHALFAARKFKELGALQVVECWGDDVPEGKLTSFRMAVKQEEGEAAIFSWVVWPSKEVRNAAWQKMMEDTEMAGMEMPFDGKRMIYGGFEQVVEV; encoded by the coding sequence ATGCCCTATGTCGACGGATTCGTCTGCGCCGTCCCGGTCGAGAACCGGCAGAAATACATCGACCATGCGCTGTTCGCGGCCCGGAAGTTCAAGGAACTGGGGGCGCTGCAGGTGGTGGAATGCTGGGGCGACGATGTGCCCGAGGGCAAGCTCACCTCGTTCCGCATGGCGGTGAAGCAGGAGGAGGGCGAGGCGGCCATCTTCTCCTGGGTGGTCTGGCCCTCGAAGGAGGTGCGCAACGCGGCCTGGCAGAAGATGATGGAAGACACCGAGATGGCGGGCATGGAGATGCCGTTCGATGGCAAGCGGATGATCTACGGCGGCTTCGAGCAGGTCGTGGAGGTCTGA
- a CDS encoding VOC family protein gives MGGFVWHELTTADPDGAAAFYGRLLGWEAETFPSSAPPYLVLKAAGVGVAGLCAAKAPQPAGWIGYLHVADVEEACRRAEAAGGTAVAPAEEMEGIGRMQLMRDPDGVPFVLMTPAPREAPPRPPEGTTGLSVWDEHYGADVERSFAFYAGLAGWTKDSAMDMGEMGTYQMVAAGGRAIAGLMRAPEAMGPRWLAYFNVPSVTGAMEEAERLGGRPFFGPQEVPGAMWIAQILDPQGHPFGIVGPKG, from the coding sequence ATGGGCGGCTTCGTCTGGCACGAGCTGACGACGGCCGACCCGGACGGGGCGGCGGCCTTCTACGGCCGCCTCCTCGGATGGGAAGCCGAGACCTTCCCCAGCAGCGCACCGCCTTACCTCGTCCTGAAGGCGGCGGGCGTGGGCGTCGCGGGCCTCTGCGCCGCGAAGGCGCCCCAGCCTGCGGGCTGGATCGGTTATCTCCATGTCGCCGATGTGGAGGAGGCCTGCCGCCGGGCCGAGGCCGCGGGTGGCACTGCCGTGGCTCCGGCCGAGGAGATGGAGGGCATCGGGCGCATGCAACTGATGCGTGACCCGGACGGCGTGCCCTTCGTTCTGATGACCCCCGCCCCGCGCGAGGCTCCGCCCCGGCCGCCCGAGGGCACGACGGGCCTCTCGGTCTGGGACGAGCATTACGGCGCGGATGTGGAGCGCAGCTTCGCCTTCTATGCGGGCCTTGCCGGCTGGACGAAGGACAGCGCGATGGACATGGGCGAGATGGGCACCTACCAGATGGTCGCCGCCGGAGGCCGTGCCATCGCAGGGCTGATGCGCGCGCCCGAGGCGATGGGGCCGCGGTGGCTCGCCTATTTCAACGTGCCCTCCGTCACCGGCGCGATGGAAGAGGCGGAGCGCCTCGGCGGTCGGCCCTTCTTCGGCCCGCAGGAGGTGCCGGGCGCCATGTGGATCGCGCAGATCCTCGATCCGCAGGGGCATCCGTTCGGGATCGTCGGGCCGAAGGGCTGA
- the trxA gene encoding thioredoxin, with protein sequence MLGFGDKPANGAAPQGDLVKDTSEATFMQDVIDASRDVPVIVDFWAPWCGPCKTLGPALEAAVTAAKGKVRMVKVNVDENQMIAAQLRIQSIPTVYAFFQGQPVDGFQGALPPSEVKKFVEKIAAMGGDDGLADALAAAEEMLAEGAVVDALETFAAILGEEPENAAAYAGLIRCHLASGDLDQAEAYAAAAPAAIAKAKEIEGARAQIELARQAAKAGPVTELSRAVEADPANHQARFDLALALHASGQIDEAVDQLLELFRRDREWNEGAARTQLFTIFDALKPTDPIVLKGRRRLSSMIFA encoded by the coding sequence ATGCTCGGATTCGGTGACAAGCCCGCGAACGGCGCCGCTCCGCAGGGCGACCTTGTGAAGGATACGTCCGAAGCGACCTTCATGCAGGATGTAATCGACGCCAGCCGCGATGTGCCGGTGATCGTCGATTTCTGGGCCCCCTGGTGCGGCCCCTGCAAGACCCTCGGACCTGCACTCGAGGCCGCCGTCACGGCCGCCAAGGGCAAGGTGCGCATGGTCAAGGTCAACGTGGACGAGAACCAGATGATCGCGGCGCAGCTGCGCATCCAGTCGATCCCGACCGTCTATGCCTTCTTCCAGGGCCAGCCGGTCGACGGCTTCCAGGGGGCGCTGCCGCCCTCGGAAGTGAAGAAGTTCGTGGAGAAGATCGCGGCGATGGGCGGCGACGACGGCCTGGCGGATGCGCTGGCCGCGGCCGAGGAGATGCTGGCCGAGGGCGCGGTCGTCGATGCGCTCGAGACCTTTGCGGCCATCCTCGGCGAGGAGCCGGAGAATGCCGCGGCCTATGCGGGCCTGATCCGCTGCCATCTCGCCTCGGGCGACCTCGATCAAGCCGAGGCCTATGCCGCCGCGGCGCCCGCGGCCATTGCCAAGGCCAAGGAGATCGAGGGCGCCCGCGCGCAGATCGAACTGGCGCGGCAGGCCGCCAAGGCGGGGCCGGTGACCGAGCTCAGCCGGGCGGTCGAGGCCGATCCCGCGAACCATCAGGCCCGGTTCGATCTGGCGCTCGCGCTCCATGCCTCGGGCCAGATCGACGAGGCGGTGGATCAGCTGCTCGAGCTGTTCCGGCGCGACCGGGAGTGGAACGAGGGCGCGGCGCGGACCCAGCTCTTCACCATCTTCGACGCGCTGAAGCCCACCGATCCGATCGTTCTGAAAGGACGCCGCCGGCTCTCCTCGATGATATTTGCCTGA
- a CDS encoding LON peptidase substrate-binding domain-containing protein, translating to MIKQADLPNVIPVFPLPGALLLPRARLPLHIFEPRYLQMLDDTLKTPNRLIGMVQPRDVPGGAEKRLHAIGCAGRLTGFSETEDGRYMITLSGISRFRVISEVQGFTPYRRCTVDWADFSRDLGPAETDAGFRREAFLDLLGRYFTAMELSTDWGSLREAEEELLINSLSMLCPFDPEDKQALLEAPSLETRRETLVTLIEFALRGGTGEEVMQ from the coding sequence ATGATCAAGCAGGCCGACCTCCCCAACGTGATCCCCGTGTTCCCGCTGCCGGGCGCTCTGCTCCTGCCGCGGGCGCGTCTGCCGCTGCATATCTTCGAGCCGCGCTATCTGCAGATGCTCGACGACACGCTGAAGACGCCGAACCGGCTGATCGGCATGGTGCAGCCGCGCGACGTGCCGGGCGGCGCCGAAAAGCGGCTCCATGCCATCGGCTGCGCGGGCCGGCTCACCGGCTTTTCCGAGACCGAGGACGGCCGCTACATGATCACCCTCTCGGGCATCTCGCGCTTTCGCGTGATCTCGGAGGTGCAGGGATTCACGCCCTACCGCCGCTGCACCGTGGACTGGGCCGACTTCTCGCGGGATCTGGGGCCCGCCGAGACGGATGCGGGCTTCCGGCGCGAGGCCTTCCTCGACCTGCTCGGGCGCTATTTCACGGCGATGGAGCTTTCGACCGATTGGGGCAGCCTGCGCGAGGCCGAGGAGGAATTGCTGATCAATTCGCTCTCGATGCTCTGCCCCTTCGACCCCGAGGACAAGCAGGCGCTGCTCGAGGCGCCGTCGCTCGAGACACGGCGCGAGACGCTGGTCACGTTGATAGAATTCGCCCTCCGGGGCGGCACTGGTGAAGAGGTGATGCAATGA
- a CDS encoding Trm112 family protein — MTGTTLFDRRMLEALVCPVTQAGLAYDADRQELISKQARLAFPIRDGIPIMLVSEAREL, encoded by the coding sequence ATGACCGGGACCACTCTGTTCGACCGCCGGATGCTCGAGGCGCTTGTCTGCCCCGTGACGCAGGCGGGACTGGCCTACGATGCCGACCGGCAGGAGCTGATCTCGAAACAGGCGCGGCTCGCCTTCCCGATCCGCGACGGGATCCCGATCATGCTGGTGTCGGAAGCGCGCGAGCTCTGA
- a CDS encoding FAD-dependent monooxygenase, whose protein sequence is MTQAADILIAGGGLNGPALALALARNGFSVTVVDGRPAPQRAEPGFDGRAYALALASKRLLAALGLWDGLASQAQPILRVVTADGTTAGGPSPFVLAFDHAEIEEGPMGYLLEDRFLYAAFLAALEAEPRIRLVSGTTVEAQEVGPQGVTVTLSTGAQLSGRLLVGCDGRQSGTARRAGIRRSGWGYGQTALVTAIEHERPHEGTAWQYFLPGGPLAILPLPGGHRSSIVWSESDAAAAGIQRLPDADYLGALRPRFGDFLGSIRLAGDRFTYPLSLSLAHSFVAPRVALVGDAAHGVHPIAGQGLNLGLRDVAALAEVLTLAARRGEDVGSPLVLDRYQQWRRFDATALALGMDMVNRLFSNDNPVMRAGRDLSMGIVNALPGLRRGFIRQAAGLSGDLPRLLQGRPI, encoded by the coding sequence ATGACCCAAGCTGCCGACATCCTGATCGCCGGAGGCGGGCTGAACGGCCCCGCCCTCGCCCTCGCGCTGGCGCGCAACGGCTTTTCCGTCACGGTCGTGGACGGGCGCCCCGCGCCGCAGCGCGCAGAGCCTGGCTTCGACGGCCGCGCCTATGCGCTGGCGCTGGCCTCGAAGCGGCTGCTCGCGGCGCTCGGCCTCTGGGACGGGCTCGCATCGCAGGCCCAGCCGATCCTCCGGGTGGTGACCGCCGACGGCACCACCGCAGGCGGCCCCTCGCCCTTCGTGCTGGCCTTCGACCATGCCGAGATCGAGGAGGGTCCGATGGGCTACCTGCTCGAGGACCGCTTCCTCTATGCGGCCTTCCTCGCGGCACTCGAAGCCGAGCCGCGCATACGGCTCGTCTCGGGCACCACCGTCGAGGCGCAGGAGGTGGGCCCTCAGGGCGTCACCGTCACGCTCTCGACCGGGGCGCAGCTCTCGGGCCGTCTCCTCGTCGGCTGCGACGGCCGGCAGAGCGGCACGGCGCGCCGCGCGGGGATCCGGCGCAGCGGCTGGGGCTACGGACAAACCGCCCTCGTCACGGCCATCGAGCACGAGCGCCCGCACGAGGGCACCGCCTGGCAATATTTCCTGCCCGGCGGCCCGCTCGCGATCCTGCCGCTGCCGGGCGGTCACCGCTCCTCCATCGTCTGGAGCGAGAGCGACGCCGCCGCGGCCGGGATCCAGCGCCTGCCCGACGCCGACTATCTCGGCGCCCTCCGCCCGCGGTTCGGCGATTTCCTGGGCTCGATCCGGCTCGCGGGCGACCGCTTCACCTATCCTCTCTCGCTCTCGCTCGCCCACAGCTTCGTGGCGCCGCGGGTGGCGCTGGTGGGCGATGCGGCGCATGGCGTCCATCCGATCGCGGGCCAGGGTCTGAACCTCGGGCTGAGGGACGTGGCGGCGCTGGCCGAAGTGCTGACGCTCGCCGCCCGCCGCGGCGAGGATGTGGGCAGCCCGCTCGTCCTCGACCGCTACCAGCAGTGGCGCCGCTTCGACGCGACGGCGCTCGCCCTCGGCATGGACATGGTCAACCGCCTGTTCTCGAACGACAACCCGGTGATGCGCGCGGGGCGCGACCTCAGCATGGGGATCGTGAACGCCCTGCCCGGCCTGCGCCGCGGCTTCATCCGGCAGGCGGCCGGCCTCTCGGGCGACCTGCCGCGGCTGCTGCAGGGCCGCCCGATCTGA
- a CDS encoding amidase, with protein sequence MDRLWMTAAELGRGIEAGRIHPVELAEAFLAAAADHPEGTRIYARLCPTRARTEAMAAAERAKRGLRRGPLDGVPVSWKDLFDTAGVATEAGSALLKGRVPAEDAAVLGTATLGGLVCLGKTHMSELAFSGLGLNPVTATPPCVNDPAAVAGGSSSGAAASVAFGLAPAAIGSDTGGSVRIPAAWNDLAGLKTTAGRLSLAGTVPLAARFDTVGPLARTVEDCALLLAMLEGGRPADLGGASLAGRRFLVLETLALEDLREAPARGFEEAVARLARAGARIERGTAPEVVEAMAMAGPLFTGEAYATWAEVIEGAPDLMFPRILERFRSGASITAVEFVTAWQRLEALRAAWAARTAGYDAVLVPTSPILPPDAERLLTDESYYVGENLLALRNTRIANLMGLPALTLPTGQPSCGISLMGQPMGEERLLRLGAAAERALG encoded by the coding sequence ATGGATCGGCTTTGGATGACGGCGGCGGAGCTGGGGCGGGGCATCGAGGCCGGCAGGATCCATCCGGTCGAGCTGGCCGAGGCCTTTCTCGCCGCCGCAGCCGACCACCCGGAGGGGACACGCATCTATGCGCGGCTCTGCCCGACGAGGGCCCGCACCGAGGCGATGGCCGCGGCGGAGCGGGCGAAGCGCGGCCTGCGCCGGGGGCCGCTCGACGGGGTGCCGGTCTCGTGGAAGGATCTGTTCGACACGGCGGGCGTCGCCACCGAGGCGGGCTCGGCGCTGCTGAAGGGCCGGGTGCCGGCAGAGGACGCCGCGGTGCTGGGCACCGCCACGCTGGGCGGGCTCGTCTGCCTCGGCAAGACCCACATGTCCGAGCTGGCCTTCTCGGGGCTGGGCCTCAATCCGGTGACGGCGACGCCGCCCTGCGTGAACGATCCGGCGGCGGTGGCGGGCGGATCCTCTTCGGGGGCGGCGGCCTCGGTGGCATTCGGGCTTGCGCCGGCGGCCATCGGCTCGGACACCGGCGGCTCGGTGCGCATTCCCGCGGCCTGGAACGACCTCGCGGGGCTCAAGACCACGGCCGGCCGGCTTTCGCTGGCGGGCACGGTGCCGCTCGCCGCGCGGTTCGACACGGTGGGTCCGCTGGCGCGGACGGTCGAGGATTGCGCCCTGCTTCTCGCCATGCTCGAGGGCGGGCGCCCGGCAGACCTGGGCGGCGCCTCGCTGGCCGGGCGGCGGTTCCTCGTGCTCGAGACGCTGGCGCTCGAGGATCTGCGCGAGGCGCCGGCGCGGGGGTTCGAGGAGGCGGTCGCGCGCCTGGCCCGGGCCGGGGCCCGGATCGAGCGGGGGACCGCGCCCGAAGTAGTCGAGGCCATGGCGATGGCGGGCCCGCTCTTCACAGGCGAGGCCTATGCCACCTGGGCCGAGGTGATCGAGGGGGCGCCCGATCTCATGTTCCCGCGGATCCTCGAGCGGTTCCGCTCGGGCGCGTCGATCACGGCGGTGGAGTTCGTGACCGCATGGCAGCGGCTGGAGGCCCTGCGGGCCGCCTGGGCTGCGCGCACGGCGGGCTATGACGCGGTGCTCGTGCCGACCTCGCCCATCCTGCCCCCCGATGCGGAGCGGCTTCTGACCGACGAGAGCTACTATGTCGGCGAGAATCTCCTCGCGCTCCGCAACACCCGGATCGCCAACCTGATGGGGCTTCCCGCCCTGACCCTGCCCACGGGCCAGCCCTCGTGCGGGATCTCGCTCATGGGGCAGCCCATGGGCGAGGAACGCCTGCTGCGCTTGGGCGCCGCCGCCGAACGGGCATTGGGCTGA
- a CDS encoding aminotransferase class I/II-fold pyridoxal phosphate-dependent enzyme, which translates to MAFPERFSNLPDYAFPRLRKLLDPHAPGGEPVAMTIGEPKHPMPEFVGPVLAESLAGFGLYPPNDGTPELLSAIGGWLKRRYRVDLGPERIMVLNGTREGLFNAALALVPETKRGARPVVLMPNPFYQVYAMAALALGAEPVYVPALASNGFLPDYASLPAEILERTALAYLCSPANPQGSVASRDYWAGLMDLAETHDFRLFADECYAEIWRTAPPAGALEVADATGADPERIFAFHSLSKRSNLPGLRSGFVAGGPEGIARIRQLRAFAGAPLPLPVQRVSERAWADETHVEANRALYQEKFRIADEVFSGLQGYMGPEGGFFLWLPVPDGEEAALKLWTETGVRVLPGAYLAREVGGENPGKGYIRVAMVAPKDEMQRGLVRLRDCLYG; encoded by the coding sequence ATGGCATTTCCCGAGCGGTTTTCGAACCTGCCAGATTACGCATTTCCGCGTCTGCGGAAGCTGCTCGACCCGCATGCGCCGGGCGGCGAGCCCGTGGCCATGACCATCGGCGAGCCGAAGCACCCGATGCCCGAGTTCGTCGGGCCGGTGCTGGCCGAGTCGCTGGCGGGGTTCGGGCTCTATCCTCCGAACGACGGCACGCCCGAGCTGCTGTCCGCCATCGGCGGCTGGCTGAAGCGGCGCTACCGGGTCGATCTCGGTCCCGAGCGGATCATGGTGCTGAACGGCACCCGCGAGGGGCTGTTCAACGCGGCTCTGGCGCTCGTGCCCGAGACGAAGCGGGGCGCCCGTCCGGTCGTGCTGATGCCCAACCCCTTCTACCAGGTCTATGCGATGGCGGCGCTCGCGCTCGGGGCCGAGCCGGTCTATGTGCCGGCGCTGGCCTCGAACGGCTTCCTGCCCGACTATGCGAGCCTGCCTGCCGAGATCCTCGAGCGGACGGCGCTGGCCTATCTCTGCTCGCCCGCCAATCCGCAGGGCTCGGTCGCCTCGCGCGATTACTGGGCGGGGCTGATGGATCTGGCCGAGACCCACGATTTCCGGCTCTTCGCCGACGAATGCTATGCCGAGATCTGGCGCACCGCGCCGCCGGCGGGGGCGCTCGAGGTGGCGGATGCGACGGGGGCGGACCCCGAGCGGATCTTCGCCTTCCACTCGCTGTCCAAACGGTCGAACCTGCCGGGCCTGCGCTCGGGCTTCGTCGCGGGCGGACCCGAGGGCATTGCCCGGATCCGGCAGCTGCGCGCCTTCGCGGGCGCGCCGCTGCCTCTGCCGGTGCAGCGCGTCTCGGAACGCGCCTGGGCCGACGAGACGCATGTCGAGGCGAACCGGGCGCTCTATCAGGAGAAATTCCGCATCGCGGACGAGGTCTTCTCGGGCCTGCAGGGCTATATGGGCCCCGAGGGAGGCTTCTTCCTCTGGCTGCCCGTGCCCGACGGCGAAGAGGCGGCGCTGAAGCTCTGGACCGAGACGGGGGTGCGGGTGCTGCCCGGCGCCTATCTCGCCCGCGAGGTCGGCGGCGAAAATCCCGGAAAGGGCTACATCAGGGTCGCCATGGTGGCCCCCAAGGACGAAATGCAGCGCGGGCTGGTGCGGCTCCGCGACTGCCTTTACGGGTGA
- a CDS encoding DNA translocase FtsK, producing the protein MASYHARQRDPLLDQNMQAMLERRGRELLGIGLLIVAFLFMLILGTYSPEDPGWMVATDEPAQNALGRIGAAISSTLMIIAGKGSWGLPIVAGAWGARFLLHRGEERALGRIVFAVIAIALGSIYAATHVPGSEWTHSFGLGGLFGDTVLGALLEILPLPAAYGLKLLSLLVGGGLVAMGLFVCGFDLRELRQVTQFLLVGLVVTYNAALQLAGRGSVQAAQLMQEKIRAHREGRAAVDAAAVRGEARAEAMPRPRSRFREPEPEPEPAPRMGFLSRLRAQAPEDDPEPVIEEAAWGRPATLRADTTRPAALRSEGLRAEPRHVEPAPAPAQPRTGLLARMPQIIRRVTDPEAELVEHALSDAAANAEGPTEDRIKARINDVIRSRVRQSTGPLSPIAAAIARREPPMARRRSGPAPMVATRRAPMELPPEPPVVAGAGEKIRFASGMVASRMPGAATARLAVSALEADAAPAHAPRLMAEAYDAYEACETGEPILTAREQLAYADEDEAAAYDEAYAAEEEVESYAAEEAAWLPHEDFDDSTDWAPEPAAPAAPMMAPAMAPKPAAAPAARAPAVRPPEAQPKPRFEEQETHYELPPLSLLACPSTIVRNTLSVDALKENARMLESVLEDYGVKGEIVDAQAGPVVTLYELEPAPGLKASRVIGLADDIARSMSALSARVSTVPGRTVIGIELPNVSREKVILREILAARDFGDSSMRLPLALGKDIAGRPVVANLAKMPHLLIAGTTGSGKSVAINTMILSLLYKLTPEECRLIMIDPKMLELSVYDGIPHLLSPVVTDPKKAVVALKWVVGEMEERYRKMSKLGVRNIEGYNGRVSEALEKGEMFKRTIQTGFDEDTGEPVFETEDLQPVRLPFIVVVVDEMADLMMVAGKEIEACIQRLAQMARASGIHLIMATQRPSVDVITGTIKANFPTRISFQVTSKIDSRTILGEQGAEQLLGMGDMLYMAGGAKITRIHGPFVSDEEVEEIVNHLKSFGPPKYMSGVVEGPEDDRADDIDAVLGLGGNTDSEDALYDQAVAIVAKDRKCSTSYIQRKLGIGYNKAARLVEQMEEQGVVTAANHVGKREILLPEQ; encoded by the coding sequence ATGGCATCCTATCACGCACGGCAGCGCGACCCGCTTCTGGATCAGAACATGCAGGCGATGCTGGAGCGCCGGGGCCGCGAACTGCTGGGCATCGGCCTGCTGATCGTGGCCTTTCTCTTCATGCTCATCCTCGGCACCTATTCGCCCGAGGATCCGGGCTGGATGGTGGCCACCGACGAGCCCGCGCAGAATGCGCTGGGGCGCATCGGCGCCGCGATCTCCTCGACGCTCATGATCATCGCGGGCAAGGGCTCGTGGGGTCTGCCCATCGTGGCGGGCGCCTGGGGCGCGCGCTTCCTCCTGCACCGCGGCGAGGAGCGGGCGCTGGGCCGGATCGTCTTCGCGGTCATTGCCATCGCGCTCGGCTCGATCTATGCCGCGACCCACGTGCCGGGGTCGGAATGGACCCATTCCTTCGGGCTCGGCGGCCTCTTCGGCGATACCGTGCTGGGCGCGCTTCTCGAGATCCTCCCCCTGCCCGCAGCCTACGGGCTCAAGCTTTTGTCGCTGCTCGTGGGCGGCGGGCTCGTCGCCATGGGCCTCTTCGTCTGCGGCTTCGACCTGCGCGAGCTCCGGCAGGTGACGCAGTTCCTGCTGGTCGGGCTGGTCGTGACCTACAACGCCGCGCTGCAGCTGGCCGGCCGCGGGTCGGTGCAGGCCGCGCAGCTCATGCAGGAGAAGATCCGCGCCCATCGCGAAGGCCGCGCCGCGGTCGATGCCGCCGCCGTCCGGGGCGAGGCGCGTGCCGAGGCGATGCCGCGCCCGCGCAGCCGCTTCCGCGAGCCCGAGCCCGAGCCGGAACCCGCGCCCCGCATGGGCTTCCTGAGCCGCCTGCGGGCGCAGGCCCCCGAGGACGATCCGGAGCCCGTCATCGAAGAGGCCGCCTGGGGCCGTCCGGCCACCCTGCGCGCCGATACCACCCGCCCCGCCGCGCTGCGCTCGGAAGGGCTGCGGGCAGAGCCGCGCCATGTCGAGCCTGCACCGGCTCCCGCCCAGCCCCGCACCGGCCTTCTGGCCCGGATGCCGCAGATCATCCGCCGCGTCACCGATCCCGAGGCCGAGCTGGTCGAGCACGCCCTGTCGGATGCGGCCGCAAATGCGGAAGGCCCGACCGAAGACCGCATCAAGGCCCGCATCAATGACGTGATCCGCTCGCGGGTGCGCCAGTCGACGGGGCCGCTCTCGCCCATCGCCGCGGCCATCGCCCGGCGCGAGCCGCCGATGGCGCGCCGCCGCTCGGGCCCCGCGCCGATGGTGGCGACCCGCCGCGCGCCGATGGAGCTGCCGCCGGAACCGCCGGTGGTGGCGGGCGCCGGAGAGAAGATCCGCTTCGCCTCGGGCATGGTCGCCTCGCGCATGCCGGGCGCCGCGACCGCGCGCCTCGCGGTGAGCGCGCTCGAGGCCGATGCGGCCCCCGCCCATGCGCCGCGGCTGATGGCCGAGGCCTACGATGCCTATGAGGCCTGCGAGACGGGTGAGCCGATCCTGACCGCGCGCGAGCAGCTGGCCTATGCCGACGAGGACGAGGCCGCCGCCTATGACGAGGCCTATGCCGCGGAGGAAGAGGTCGAGAGCTACGCCGCCGAGGAAGCCGCCTGGCTTCCGCACGAGGATTTCGACGACAGCACCGACTGGGCGCCCGAACCCGCGGCGCCCGCGGCCCCCATGATGGCCCCCGCGATGGCCCCGAAACCCGCCGCGGCGCCCGCGGCCCGCGCCCCGGCCGTCCGCCCGCCCGAAGCGCAGCCGAAGCCGCGCTTCGAGGAGCAGGAGACCCATTACGAACTGCCGCCGCTCTCGCTTCTGGCCTGCCCCTCGACCATCGTGCGCAACACGCTGTCGGTCGATGCGCTGAAGGAAAATGCGCGGATGCTCGAGTCCGTGCTCGAGGATTACGGCGTGAAAGGCGAGATCGTGGACGCTCAGGCGGGCCCGGTCGTCACGCTCTACGAACTCGAACCGGCGCCGGGCCTCAAGGCCAGCCGCGTGATCGGTCTGGCCGACGACATCGCCCGCTCGATGTCGGCGCTTTCGGCGCGCGTCTCGACTGTGCCGGGCCGGACTGTGATCGGGATCGAACTGCCGAACGTCAGCCGCGAGAAGGTGATCCTGCGCGAGATCCTCGCGGCGCGCGACTTCGGCGACAGCTCGATGCGGCTGCCGCTCGCGCTCGGCAAGGACATCGCCGGCCGTCCCGTGGTGGCGAACCTCGCCAAGATGCCCCACCTGCTGATCGCCGGGACCACCGGCTCGGGCAAGTCGGTGGCGATCAACACGATGATCCTGTCGCTCCTCTACAAACTCACGCCCGAGGAATGCCGGCTCATCATGATCGACCCGAAGATGCTGGAACTGAGCGTCTACGACGGGATCCCGCACCTCCTCTCGCCGGTCGTGACCGATCCGAAGAAGGCGGTCGTCGCCCTCAAATGGGTCGTGGGCGAGATGGAAGAGCGCTACCGCAAGATGTCGAAGCTCGGCGTCCGCAACATCGAGGGCTACAACGGCCGCGTGTCCGAGGCGCTCGAGAAGGGCGAGATGTTCAAGCGGACGATCCAGACCGGCTTCGACGAGGATACGGGCGAGCCGGTGTTCGAGACCGAGGATCTCCAGCCCGTGCGCCTGCCCTTCATCGTGGTGGTCGTGGACGAGATGGCCGACCTGATGATGGTGGCGGGCAAGGAGATCGAGGCCTGCATCCAGCGCCTCGCGCAGATGGCGCGGGCCTCGGGCATCCACCTCATCATGGCCACGCAGCGCCCCTCGGTCGATGTCATCACCGGCACGATCAAGGCGAACTTCCCCACCCGGATCAGCTTCCAGGTCACCTCCAAGATCGACAGCCGCACCATCCTCGGCGAGCAGGGGGCCGAGCAGCTCCTCGGCATGGGCGACATGCTCTACATGGCGGGCGGGGCGAAGATCACCCGGATCCACGGCCCCTTCGTCTCGGACGAGGAAGTCGAGGAGATCGTGAACCATCTGAAGAGCTTCGGGCCGCCGAAATACATGTCGGGCGTGGTCGAAGGCCCCGAGGACGACCGCGCGGACGATATCGACGCGGTGCTGGGCCTCGGCGGCAACACCGACTCCGAGGATGCGCTCTACGATCAGGCGGTGGCCATCGTGGCCAAGGACCGCAAATGCTCGACCTCCTACATCCAGCGCAAGCTGGGCATCGGCTACAACAAGGCCGCGCGCCTCGTCGAGCAGATGGAGGAACAGGGCGTGGTGACGGCCGCGAACCATGTGGGCAAGCGCGAGATCCTTCTGCCCGAGCAGTGA